The following are encoded together in the Zingiber officinale cultivar Zhangliang chromosome 8A, Zo_v1.1, whole genome shotgun sequence genome:
- the LOC122010957 gene encoding 60S acidic ribosomal protein P0-like: MVVKLSKAEKKVRYDKKLCSLLDEYGKVLIAAANNVGSNQLQSIRRGLRGDSVILMGKNTLICRCIRFHTEKTGNKDFLNLLPLLVGNVGLIFTKGDLKEVSEEVAKYKYL; the protein is encoded by the exons ATGGTGGTGAAGCTCTCGAAAGCGGAGAAGAAGGTCCGCTACGACAAGAAGCTGTGCTCGCTTCTGGACGAGTACGGGAAGGTCCTAATCGCCGCCGCCAACAATGTTGGGTCCAACCAGCTCCAAAGCATCCGCAGGGGCCTCCGCGGCGACTCCGTCATCCTCATGGGCAAGAACACCCTCATCTGCCGCTGCATCCGCTTCCACACCGAGAAGACCGGCAACAAGGACTTCCTCAACCTCCTCCCCCTTCTCGTC GGGAATGTGGGATTGATATTCACAAAGGGCGATCTTAAGGAAGTTAGTGAGGAGGTTGCCAAGTACAAG TATCTTTAG